A region from the uncultured Holophaga sp. genome encodes:
- a CDS encoding LysR family substrate-binding domain-containing protein codes for MARSGVAGSLSLGFLSSMERVLGDVVRRFSVAHPNLSLGLEHPSMQAFNEGIRSGQLDAGVTFSFGLEPFEGLRQHRLCQEEVAAILPIGHPLSERPHLHISDLKGFPMVAMSPSESGTLAHAWISERFQRRGFSPDIVRRTSNFETLLFLIESGLGIGFLTRQSVEYYSHFKLLARPLEDEDLEVDVVLAWRSDNRNPALPLFLREFGIENLHAFMDKLH; via the coding sequence ATGGCCCGTTCGGGGGTTGCAGGGAGTCTCTCCCTCGGTTTCCTCAGCTCTATGGAGCGCGTCCTCGGGGATGTGGTAAGGCGCTTCTCGGTCGCCCACCCCAACCTCAGCCTGGGCCTGGAGCACCCCTCCATGCAAGCCTTCAACGAGGGCATCCGATCGGGGCAACTGGATGCCGGGGTCACTTTCAGCTTTGGCCTGGAGCCCTTCGAAGGACTCCGACAACACCGCCTCTGCCAGGAAGAGGTGGCTGCCATTCTCCCCATCGGACACCCCCTGTCGGAACGCCCCCACCTCCACATCTCGGACCTGAAAGGCTTTCCCATGGTGGCCATGAGTCCTTCCGAATCCGGCACCCTGGCCCATGCCTGGATCTCCGAGCGCTTCCAGCGACGGGGATTCAGCCCTGACATCGTCCGGCGAACCTCCAACTTCGAGACACTACTCTTCCTCATCGAGTCCGGGCTGGGGATCGGCTTCCTCACACGGCAGTCGGTGGAATACTATTCCCATTTCAAGCTGCTGGCCCGCCCCCTGGAGGACGAGGACCTCGAGGTCGATGTGGTGTTGGCCTGGCGGTCCGACAACCGCAATCCGGCCTTGCCCCTCTTTCTGAGGGAATTCGGTATCGAAAATCTCCATGCATTCATGGACAAATTACATTAA
- a CDS encoding uroporphyrinogen decarboxylase family protein, producing MSQTLTAEARLQATLALQPVDRIVCAPWITSYASQFAGIPNRDFMWNWRTAMTCYDKLAAVYPQWDCNAAMHYMYGDARLMRHVGFNHYKFPGTELPENDMYQTLEKEVVTRDDLRIVKTRGLQPFYLKLLKNIHHTSTPWLIWGFIKSEIYQKKELKATLKRGQSYLYGAGAPTGNELFSLTRGMENYIKDMFQMKDELVEVLWRFNEDFFKLALKQINKVGIRRAFVPCTRTSSTFLSPRNFEKFSWPFIKDMAEKLIAQDIVPIFHMDTDWGRNLENFLQLPKGKFAVELDGETDIWKAKEILNGHAAISGDVPSALLTLGSPSEVDDYCRRLITLVGKGGGFILRPACTMPMNARHENVKAMFEAVDRYGRYD from the coding sequence ATGTCCCAAACCCTCACTGCCGAGGCGCGCCTTCAGGCCACCCTTGCGCTCCAGCCCGTGGACCGGATCGTCTGCGCCCCCTGGATCACCTCCTACGCCTCCCAGTTCGCAGGAATCCCCAACCGGGACTTCATGTGGAATTGGCGGACAGCCATGACTTGCTACGACAAGCTGGCCGCTGTCTATCCTCAGTGGGACTGCAACGCCGCCATGCATTACATGTACGGTGACGCAAGGCTGATGCGCCATGTGGGGTTCAACCATTACAAATTCCCGGGCACCGAACTCCCCGAAAATGACATGTACCAGACCTTGGAAAAGGAAGTGGTGACCCGGGACGACCTGCGGATCGTAAAGACCAGGGGGCTCCAGCCCTTCTACCTCAAACTGCTCAAGAACATCCACCACACCAGCACCCCATGGCTCATCTGGGGCTTCATCAAGTCGGAGATCTACCAGAAGAAGGAGCTGAAGGCGACCCTGAAGCGCGGCCAAAGCTATCTCTACGGGGCGGGGGCCCCTACAGGGAATGAGCTTTTCTCCCTCACCCGGGGCATGGAGAACTACATCAAGGACATGTTCCAGATGAAGGATGAGCTGGTGGAGGTCCTCTGGCGCTTCAACGAAGACTTCTTCAAGCTGGCCCTCAAGCAGATCAACAAGGTCGGCATCCGCCGGGCCTTTGTCCCTTGCACCCGGACCAGCTCAACCTTCTTGAGCCCCAGGAACTTTGAGAAGTTCTCCTGGCCCTTCATCAAGGATATGGCGGAAAAGCTCATCGCCCAGGATATCGTGCCCATCTTCCACATGGATACGGATTGGGGACGCAACCTGGAGAACTTCCTCCAGCTCCCGAAGGGAAAGTTCGCCGTGGAGCTGGATGGCGAAACAGACATCTGGAAGGCCAAAGAGATACTGAACGGGCATGCCGCCATCTCGGGTGATGTGCCCTCAGCCCTCCTGACCCTGGGCTCCCCATCCGAGGTGGACGACTACTGCCGCAGGCTCATCACCCTCGTCGGCAAGGGGGGCGGATTCATCCTCCGTCCTGCCTGCACCATGCCCATGAATGCCAGGCACGAGAACGTAAAAGCCATGTTCGAAGCGGTGGACCGCTACGGCCGGTACGACTGA
- a CDS encoding delta-60 repeat domain-containing protein — protein MFLNRLCLPLFAGFCLALTLACGGVTSSDTSSSSSGDLDSSFGSSGVVTTSINGSTDVIEALAIQSDGKIVVAGYSTLSGVRRMAVARYTSAGKLDTSFSSDGIATSTAGSSSASEACALGIQSDGKIVVAGYTYISGTKEVAVLRFDTDGSLDTDFSTDGIATEAIGTESAARSLVIDGSGNIIVGGYGRTSSSSAPTFALAAFSDDGSIDTSFGSSGVITTAIGSTDDEINALGLQSDGYIVAAGSSSTGSSGHRNFALARYTSTGSLDSDFSGDGKLTVSGTYDNYATSLVILSDDTAVAGGTVYDGTSDRFALARFNSTGGTSWAVTEDFYSTTTDIANGLALQSDGNLVAGGVSGSLCAFTRYTSSGSLDTSFATSGLLTGSVGSSASAVNVINAIAVQSDGMILGAGSYYDGSTTKFALVRIYP, from the coding sequence TTGTTTCTGAATCGGCTCTGCCTCCCCCTCTTCGCCGGCTTCTGTCTGGCCCTGACCCTGGCCTGCGGCGGCGTCACCAGCAGTGACACATCGAGCAGCAGCAGCGGTGATCTGGACAGTAGTTTCGGCTCCAGCGGCGTGGTGACCACCTCCATCAACGGCAGCACTGATGTCATTGAGGCGCTGGCCATCCAGAGCGACGGCAAGATCGTCGTCGCAGGCTACAGCACACTCTCCGGCGTCCGGCGGATGGCCGTGGCCCGTTACACCTCCGCAGGGAAGCTGGACACGAGCTTCAGCAGTGATGGCATCGCCACGAGCACCGCAGGCAGCAGCTCCGCCTCGGAGGCCTGCGCCCTGGGCATCCAGAGCGACGGCAAGATCGTCGTCGCAGGCTACACCTATATCAGTGGCACCAAGGAAGTGGCCGTCCTGCGCTTCGACACGGACGGGAGCCTGGACACAGACTTCAGTACCGACGGCATCGCCACCGAGGCCATCGGCACAGAATCCGCTGCCCGGAGCCTGGTCATCGACGGCAGCGGCAACATCATCGTGGGAGGCTACGGCAGGACCTCCAGCTCCAGTGCCCCCACCTTTGCCCTCGCTGCCTTCAGCGATGATGGCTCCATCGACACCTCCTTCGGCTCCAGCGGTGTGATCACCACCGCCATCGGCAGCACCGACGATGAGATCAACGCCCTGGGCCTCCAGAGCGATGGATATATTGTCGCCGCAGGGTCTTCCAGCACCGGCAGCAGCGGCCACAGGAACTTCGCCCTGGCCCGCTACACCTCCACCGGGAGCCTGGACAGCGATTTCAGCGGCGACGGCAAGCTGACTGTCAGCGGGACCTATGACAACTACGCAACGAGCCTGGTCATCCTGAGTGATGACACCGCCGTGGCAGGGGGCACGGTCTACGATGGCACCTCGGACCGCTTTGCCCTGGCTCGGTTCAATAGCACCGGTGGCACCAGTTGGGCTGTCACCGAGGACTTCTACTCCACCACCACCGACATCGCCAACGGCCTGGCCCTCCAGAGTGACGGGAACCTCGTGGCTGGAGGCGTCTCAGGCAGTCTCTGCGCCTTCACCCGCTACACCTCGTCCGGCAGCCTGGACACCTCCTTCGCCACCAGTGGCCTTCTCACTGGAAGCGTCGGATCAAGTGCCAGCGCGGTCAATGTGATCAATGCTATTGCCGTCCAGAGCGACGGCATGATCCTGGGGGCAGGCTCCTACTACGACGGATCGACCACCAAATTCGCCCTGGTGCGCATCTACCCCTGA
- a CDS encoding PBP1A family penicillin-binding protein, with protein sequence MARRSTNHSATPWYRRTWLRRSLWGLLGLCVAGGVAFAIAWSWLSRDADAYMENFALRVPKTTTKVLDRNGDTIGIFAEENRVVIPFGDIPKAFVGAVIATEDADFLHHNGVSPKGIARAFFNFVTSFGHRQEGASTLTMQLVRTITAKRERKLDRKLKEIILALKLEKAYTKKQIFEQYANEVYFGGGRYGIEAAAEYYFGKSAPQLAVEECALLAGLVQSPNYYNPYNTNPKAREAAKARRDHVLRRMAEEHYLKDGDAQLLMERPVRLARETPNEEAVAPYAVEEVRKYLYEKYGRERVLNGGLEIHTTIDTVWQTAANDAVRQGLRAVDRRRGFRKEGVQFVADPETAKLSGWNRFVSVGDSMRGVILGWSGADARVRFGQTTLAVPAAAFAWAGKGIQSTLTRGAAPLFLVKAAQDGVPTQVELDQEPSVEGALLAVDHQTGEIRAMVGGYDYNRSKFNRSWQAERQVGSTMKAFVYGAAFARGMTPASIVQDVPTRYTFGHDVYKPSNYERNFWGPIPVWEALRDSRNIPAVRTLEAAGIGNVIDLARGFGIQGRLPPVPSLALGSADLTLRDMVQGYASIANGGVRSPAPFLITKIVDRDGRVLEQHEGTPGAVALDPMSNFQLIQCLQGVAQAGTGARSNELGWPVAGKTGTTDNNTDGWFLGFSTRITCGVWVGLDAKKTIFRGADGAKVALPIWVDFMKVALRTTPREEFKAPEGMEWLKIDRLTGLKATSNSTQTINLAFKPGHAPSGESDGGARARIEEERAAANEQAAEDRVWGMGQLADPPQETPGVKWTDVEDPNK encoded by the coding sequence CGCTGAGGAGAACCGGGTGGTGATCCCCTTCGGGGACATCCCCAAGGCCTTCGTGGGGGCGGTGATCGCCACGGAGGATGCGGACTTCCTCCACCACAACGGGGTCTCCCCCAAGGGCATCGCCCGGGCCTTCTTCAACTTCGTGACCTCCTTCGGGCACCGCCAGGAGGGGGCTTCCACGCTGACCATGCAGCTGGTCCGGACCATCACCGCCAAGCGGGAGCGGAAGCTGGACCGCAAGCTCAAGGAGATCATCCTGGCCCTCAAGCTGGAGAAGGCCTACACCAAGAAGCAGATCTTCGAGCAGTACGCCAACGAGGTCTACTTCGGGGGCGGTCGCTATGGCATTGAAGCGGCGGCCGAATACTACTTCGGCAAGAGCGCACCCCAGCTGGCGGTGGAGGAGTGCGCCCTGCTGGCCGGCCTCGTCCAGAGTCCCAATTACTACAATCCCTACAACACCAATCCCAAGGCCCGGGAGGCGGCCAAGGCCCGTCGGGACCACGTGCTGCGGCGCATGGCCGAGGAGCACTATCTCAAGGATGGCGATGCCCAGCTCCTCATGGAACGGCCGGTGCGGCTGGCCCGGGAGACCCCCAATGAAGAGGCGGTGGCCCCCTATGCCGTGGAGGAGGTCCGGAAGTACCTCTATGAGAAGTACGGCCGCGAGCGGGTTCTCAATGGTGGTCTGGAGATTCACACCACCATCGACACCGTCTGGCAGACTGCCGCCAACGATGCGGTCCGCCAGGGCCTGCGGGCGGTGGATCGGCGCCGGGGCTTCCGCAAGGAGGGGGTCCAGTTCGTCGCCGATCCCGAGACGGCCAAGCTGTCCGGCTGGAATCGCTTCGTCTCCGTCGGGGACTCAATGCGGGGCGTGATCCTGGGGTGGAGCGGTGCAGATGCCCGCGTGCGCTTCGGGCAGACCACGCTGGCCGTGCCGGCTGCGGCCTTCGCCTGGGCGGGGAAGGGCATCCAGAGCACCCTCACCCGGGGGGCCGCTCCCCTCTTCCTGGTCAAGGCGGCCCAGGACGGAGTGCCGACCCAGGTGGAGCTCGACCAGGAACCCTCGGTGGAGGGGGCGCTGCTGGCGGTGGATCACCAGACGGGCGAGATCCGGGCCATGGTGGGCGGCTACGACTACAACCGCAGCAAGTTCAACCGCAGTTGGCAGGCCGAGCGTCAGGTGGGCTCCACCATGAAGGCCTTCGTCTACGGTGCGGCCTTCGCCCGGGGCATGACCCCGGCATCCATCGTGCAGGACGTGCCGACCCGGTACACCTTCGGCCACGATGTCTACAAGCCTTCCAACTACGAGCGCAACTTCTGGGGGCCCATCCCTGTCTGGGAGGCCCTGCGGGACTCAAGGAACATTCCGGCCGTACGGACCCTCGAGGCGGCGGGCATCGGCAATGTCATTGACCTGGCCCGGGGCTTCGGCATCCAGGGCAGACTCCCGCCTGTGCCCAGTCTGGCCCTGGGCAGCGCCGACCTGACCCTGCGGGACATGGTGCAGGGCTATGCCAGCATCGCCAATGGTGGTGTCCGCTCTCCTGCGCCTTTCCTGATCACGAAGATCGTCGACCGGGATGGCAGGGTGCTGGAGCAGCATGAGGGCACCCCGGGAGCCGTGGCCTTGGATCCCATGAGCAACTTCCAGCTCATCCAGTGCCTCCAGGGCGTAGCCCAGGCCGGTACCGGTGCGCGCTCCAACGAGCTGGGCTGGCCTGTGGCCGGCAAGACCGGCACCACGGACAACAACACCGACGGCTGGTTCCTGGGTTTCTCCACCCGCATCACCTGCGGCGTCTGGGTGGGTCTTGACGCCAAGAAGACCATCTTCCGGGGGGCTGACGGAGCCAAGGTCGCCCTCCCCATCTGGGTGGACTTCATGAAGGTCGCCCTCAGGACCACCCCCCGGGAGGAGTTCAAGGCTCCCGAGGGCATGGAGTGGCTCAAGATCGACCGGTTGACCGGCCTCAAGGCGACCTCGAATTCGACTCAGACCATCAACCTGGCCTTCAAGCCCGGCCATGCCCCCTCAGGCGAGTCCGACGGGGGGGCCAGGGCCAGGATCGAGGAGGAGCGGGCCGCCGCCAACGAGCAGGCCGCCGAAGACAGGGTCTGGGGGATGGGCCAGCTCGCCGATCCGCCCCAGGAGACACCCGGCGTCAAGTGGACGGATGTGGAGGATCCGAACAAATGA
- a CDS encoding MFS transporter, which yields MEACLNQSPAPSSTSPSLVASLGYFVDMFDLLLFPILRQPSLRDMGFSGSAQIAPYTHLLNAQMVGMLLGGIFWGVLGDRRGRLSTLFGSIALYSIANIANAFVHGMGTYTLWRFLAGFGLAGELGAAVTLVSEILPKDKRGYGTAIVAAVGIFGTVAASLVGKYLPWRMGYLVGGILGLLLLGMRVSIRESAIFQRHEQAGIARGNFLALFTSTERLGRYVRCILIGLPTWFVVAILITLSPEFAPKVGVRGPVVAGTAVACCYAGITLGSLLSGILSQLWGTRTKVVGLFILATLAGVAVYLLVPGLSPFGFYLLALYLGLACGYWAVFVTIAAEQFGTNLRATVATTVPNFVRGAVPLITGSFLALKGSLGEIRSAWTVGLACFALALGSLWGLRETHGKDLDFVE from the coding sequence ATGGAGGCATGCCTGAATCAAAGCCCCGCGCCATCCTCAACCTCACCGTCCCTGGTGGCCTCCCTCGGCTACTTCGTGGACATGTTCGATCTGCTCCTCTTCCCGATCCTCCGCCAGCCCAGCCTGCGCGACATGGGCTTCAGCGGTTCCGCCCAGATCGCACCCTATACCCACCTCTTGAACGCGCAGATGGTGGGCATGCTCCTGGGGGGCATCTTCTGGGGAGTGCTGGGAGACCGCAGGGGCCGCCTCTCCACCCTCTTCGGCTCCATCGCCCTCTACTCCATCGCCAACATCGCCAATGCCTTTGTCCACGGGATGGGCACCTACACCCTCTGGCGCTTCCTGGCCGGATTCGGCTTGGCCGGGGAGTTGGGCGCCGCAGTGACCCTGGTCTCCGAGATCCTGCCGAAGGATAAGCGGGGCTACGGCACCGCCATCGTGGCCGCCGTGGGGATCTTCGGGACGGTGGCGGCCAGCCTGGTGGGCAAGTACCTTCCCTGGCGCATGGGGTACCTGGTGGGCGGCATCCTGGGCCTGCTCCTCCTGGGCATGCGGGTGAGCATCCGGGAGAGCGCCATCTTCCAGCGGCACGAGCAGGCAGGGATCGCCCGGGGCAACTTCCTGGCCCTCTTCACCAGCACGGAGCGCCTGGGACGCTATGTGCGCTGCATCCTCATCGGGCTGCCGACCTGGTTCGTGGTGGCCATCCTCATCACCCTGTCGCCGGAGTTCGCCCCCAAGGTCGGGGTCAGGGGCCCGGTCGTGGCGGGCACCGCCGTGGCCTGCTGCTATGCAGGCATCACCCTGGGGAGTCTGCTGAGCGGCATCCTCAGCCAGCTCTGGGGGACACGGACCAAGGTCGTGGGACTTTTCATCCTGGCGACCCTGGCGGGCGTGGCAGTCTACCTCCTGGTTCCCGGCCTGTCCCCCTTCGGCTTTTACCTGCTGGCCCTCTACCTGGGCCTGGCCTGTGGCTACTGGGCGGTCTTCGTCACCATCGCCGCCGAGCAGTTCGGAACCAACCTCCGGGCCACCGTGGCCACTACCGTCCCCAACTTCGTGCGAGGCGCCGTCCCTCTGATCACGGGCAGCTTCCTGGCTCTGAAGGGCTCCCTCGGCGAGATCCGCTCGGCCTGGACGGTGGGTCTGGCCTGCTTCGCCTTGGCCCTGGGTTCCCTCTGGGGCCTCCGCGAGACCCACGGCAAGGACCTCGACTTCGTGGAATAA